The following proteins are encoded in a genomic region of Deltaproteobacteria bacterium:
- a CDS encoding GIY-YIG nuclease family protein: protein MPLTAAPWWYFSRGTVESDRDDPGVYEIGNASDSVVYIGSSDALRRRLKEHLSESGTCIRKNTVRYRIEYTKDYQARERQLYDEHVKIHGEPPQCNEPPALVPGSL, encoded by the coding sequence ATGCCACTCACGGCGGCACCTTGGTGGTATTTCAGCCGCGGCACGGTGGAGTCGGACAGGGACGATCCGGGTGTGTACGAGATCGGCAACGCCAGCGACAGCGTCGTCTACATCGGCAGCTCGGACGCCTTGAGGCGGCGGTTGAAGGAGCATCTGAGCGAGTCAGGCACCTGCATCCGCAAGAACACCGTCAGATACCGTATCGAATACACCAAGGACTACCAGGCTCGCGAGCGGCAACTCTACGACGAGCACGTCAAGATTCACGGCGAGCCGCCCCAGTGCAACGAACCGCCAGCCCTAGTGCCGGGTTCTCTCTGA